From Paenibacillus graminis:
CGCGCACTCCTTTGGCTATAAAAAATTGGACCCCGAGGTTGCCAGATTGAATATTGTGTCCAAAAGCACCTGGTCTGTCATCATTTATGTTCTGAATGGACTGGTTTTTCTGCTGCTGGGCACACAGCTCCCGGAAATTATACGGACGATCTGGAGCAGTTCCAACCTTGGACACGCCGAAGTGATCGCCTACACTCTGGTATTGACCCTTGCCGTGCTGACCCTGCGCTTTATCTGGGTTCTCTTCATGAAGCTTCCCGGAAGCAGTGAACAGATACCCGTCCGGGGACATAAAATCAGAAACGCGCTCATCCTGAGCCTATCCGGTGTACGCGGAACGATCACGCTGGCTAGTACATTATCCCTGCCTTTTCTCCTTGATAACGGGAACCCGTTCCCGGAGCGGGATCTGATTATTTTTTTGGCGGCAGGTGTCATTCTGTGGACCTTGCTGGCGGCTAACTACCTGCTGCCTCTTCTGATCAAAAATGAAGTGGATTCCGAAAATGACGAATCACACATTGAAATCGAAATCCTCCGCAATGTTGTGATTGCGTTAAGTGAACAAACAAATGAAGACAACAGAGCGGCAATCAGCAAAATTATCAGCACATACAATTCACGGATCCGCAAGCTGAAAAAGGAAGAAACCGGGGACAGGCTCCAACGCCCATGGATCATCCAGACGCTCAAATGGCTCCGGGAGAACACCTTGCAGGCGATCCAAAACAAAGAAGTCAATCCCTTCATGGCATACCGCTATTTGCATAGACTCAACAGAACGCTGTACCGCTTCACCAAAGATGAACAATACAGAACAGACCTGCTGGCGCTCCGGCAATGGATGGAAGTATCCGGCATCCTGCAGCAGGCCAGATTAACGTTTCAGGAAAGGCGCGCAGCCGTAGATGCATTCCGGATACGCAACATCCACTATGTTATTGTGCAATTAAAGAACATACTGCCTACAGCGGGAGCCGAGATTGAAGATGTCAGCTCTTTACTTCTGCGTTATGAACGGATGCTTGGCAGATATACGCGAAATGAACCTGACCCTTCGGCCAAAGAGGACTTGGATACGTCGCTGGACGAACTGGCCCGGGTAGGCATCCAATTAGAGAGAGACCAGATTCAGCACATGTTCGAATCCGGCAAGCTGTCGCGGGCCGGAATGAAGGGAATGAAAAGCAACCTGCTGCTGATGGAGCATGACCTCCGGGAATTAACCCTTTGAGCGGGCCGGGCAAATCCCCGGTCTAAGCGGTCCTGGCAGCAAGAAAATCAGCTGTGCCGCAGAGATCGCTTGCCTGAGAGCAGAACGGCTGTGCTGTCTCCCACGGACAGTACAACCGTCTTGTATTTCGGTCTAGAATTACCTTGGAGACCAACTCCCCATGAATCCTACCTAACTCCAAGTGGAAAAGTGTACTAATTTGCTAGAGTATCCCGTCATCGACAGATGAAGTGGAAAAAGGTACACTAATTCAGCTCATTTCTCCATTGGACGAGGAATATAGCTTGATTAAGTTTACTTTTTCCATTAAAATCTTACGATTTTTGAATTTTTGGAAAAATAAGCTCCCTTTTTCCAACTAGCACTTGGAAGGAGCCGGATGCTCCAACAACGGTATTTCCTCCGTTGTCTCCGGGCAACCCGGCCTTCGTTGCTCCAACAACGGTATTTCTGCTGTTGTTTCCGGGCAACCCGGCCTTCATTGCTCTAACAACGGCATTTCTGCCGTTGTTTCCGGGCAAACCAGCCTTCGTTGCTCCAACAACGGCATTTCTGCCGTTGTTTCCGGGCAAACCGGCCTTCGTTGCTCTAACAACGGCATTTCTGCCGTTGTTCGCTACAAAACTCGTCCATAAGTGTTTCTCCAAATTTCTGCACATTTTATCCATAAGAGGAAGTAATCATAGTTTCCTATACAACTTAAAAAACAGCTGCCCGCCCTGGACTTCATCCTCAAGTCCAGGCTGCAGCTGTATTTTAATGCCTATCCTTAGTGTTTAACAAATTACACTGCCGCAAATTGGCTGTTATACAGCCGGGCGTAATGGCCGCCGCGTTCCAGCAGGCCCTCATGAGTGCCGCTCTCGATGATATCACCGTCTTTCATATAAAGAATCACGTCCGCCTCGCGGATCGTGGACAGCCGGTGGGCAATCACGAAGCTGGTGCGGCCGGAAATCATCGCCAGAAAAGCCTTCTGGATACGCGCCTCCGTCAAGGTGTCGATACTGCTGGTCGCTTCGTCCAGAATCAGCATGGGCGGATCGGCAAGCATGACACGGGCGATGGTGAGCAATTGCTTCTGTCCCTGGGACAGATTATCCCCTGAACCGGAAATCTTCGTGGCATAACCTTCGGGCAGCCGCTGGATGAAGCTGTGGGCATTCGCAGCCTTGGCGGCGGCAATCACTTCTTCCTCAGTCGCCTCCGGCTTGCCGTATGCGATATTGTCGCGGATCGATCCCCCATACAGCCAGGTATCCTGCAGCACCATCCCGAAATTGCGGCGCAGGCTGTCGCGTGTAACGGCCCTGATATCGGTCCCGTCCAGCTTGATGCTGCCGCTGTCCACATCATAGAAGCGCATCAGCAGGTTAACCAGTGTAGTTTTCCCGGCCCCTGTCTGCCCGACGATGGCCACCCGTGTGCCCGGCTTCACTTCCAGGCTGAAATTCCGGATCAGCGGGCGCTCCGGAGAATAGGCAAAGCTCACCTGGTCAAATGTGATCGTCCCCTGGCTTATGCCGAGCACCCGCGCGTCTTCAGCATCCTGGGTTTCCGGCGGCAGATCCAGAATTGCAAAAATCCGCTGGGCCGAAGCCGTTGCTGATTGAAGCTGCGTAATGACACCGGTAATTTCATTGAACGGCTTTGCGAACAGGTTCGAATAGATCAGGAAGCTGGAGAGATCCCCGACTGTGAAATGGCCTCCGATCACCAGAGCGCTGCCAATCATGGCAATCACAGAAAACGTAATATTGTTCACCAGCCGTGTGCTTGGATTGGACAGCGAGCCGTAGAACTGGGCTTTGACACCGGTCTGGTACAGCTCATTATTCCGTACGGAGAACTCCGCGAAGCTGTGGTCTTCATACCGGAACGCCTGCACTACCTTCTGGCCGCCGACGATTTCCTCTACATATCCGTTCAGCCCGCCGAGTATTTTAGCCTGCTCGCGGAACAGCTTCTGGGAGCGTGTAGTTATGAACCGGGCGACATAAAAGGTTGCCGGTGCCGACAACAGCACAACCAGTGTCATCACCGGACTGATGTAAAGCATCAGACCAATGGCTCCGGCAATGGTCACCACTCCGGTAAGCAGTGTAGAGAAGCCTTGCAGCAATCCGTCCGAGACCGCATCCATATCATTCACGAACCGGGAAATGCTGTCTCCCTGCGGATGGTTGTCATGGAACTTCAGCGGCAGCACATTTAGCTTGTCGAACAGCTCCCGCCGCAAATCATAGACTGTCCGGTAGGCGATCCGGTTGGTATAGTAAGTCAGCAGCCAGCCAAAAAAGCTGCCGACCAAATAGACCACTGCCAGAAGCAGGAGCAGCCGGAGGACGCGGGCAAAATCCACTTGTCCAGGACCAGTCATCTGGTCGACAGCCCAGCCAATCAGGAGTGGACCGATCAGACTGGCGATCACACTCAGGAGAGCACAGAACACAGCGGCAATGGCGATGCCCCGGTGTTGTCTGGTATAACCTATAATTCTTTTCCAGGTTGCTCCAACATTCATCGTGCCCCCGCCTCCTCTGCAGACAGCTGGGACCCGCAGATTTCCTGGTATACGCGGCAGCTCTCCAATAATGCTTCATGTGTGCCAATACCGGCAATCCGGCCTTCGTCAAAGACAATGATCTGATCCGCCTGGCGTACGGTGCTTACCCGCTGGGAAACCAGCAATACCGTGATTTCCCCGCTGCTCTCCTTCAGTGCGCGGCGCAGCGCAGCATCCGTGGCAAAATCCAGTGCGCTTGCCGAATCGTCCAGAATCAGGATCTGCGGGTGCATAGCAACCGCCCTGGCGATGGTCAGCCGCTG
This genomic window contains:
- a CDS encoding Na+/H+ antiporter, translating into MEIFEYILLMLAAIALSNLLNRFIPSVSVPIIQIALGVGITYLPLHFELRLNPELFLLLFIAPLLFNDGRHSDKEALWSLKKPILLLALGLVFMTVVILGFFLNWLLPVIPLAAAFALAAALAPTDAIAVGALEEKIHIPHQTMKILEGESLINDASGLVSFQFAAAAMVTGAFSLRSASLSFVGISIGGIVLGLLLTLVKYVFVKWLRKLGMENVTLHMLIEVLTPFAVFLAAEELGVNGILAAVSAGIAHSFGYKKLDPEVARLNIVSKSTWSVIIYVLNGLVFLLLGTQLPEIIRTIWSSSNLGHAEVIAYTLVLTLAVLTLRFIWVLFMKLPGSSEQIPVRGHKIRNALILSLSGVRGTITLASTLSLPFLLDNGNPFPERDLIIFLAAGVILWTLLAANYLLPLLIKNEVDSENDESHIEIEILRNVVIALSEQTNEDNRAAISKIISTYNSRIRKLKKEETGDRLQRPWIIQTLKWLRENTLQAIQNKEVNPFMAYRYLHRLNRTLYRFTKDEQYRTDLLALRQWMEVSGILQQARLTFQERRAAVDAFRIRNIHYVIVQLKNILPTAGAEIEDVSSLLLRYERMLGRYTRNEPDPSAKEDLDTSLDELARVGIQLERDQIQHMFESGKLSRAGMKGMKSNLLLMEHDLRELTL
- a CDS encoding ABC transporter ATP-binding protein — its product is MNVGATWKRIIGYTRQHRGIAIAAVFCALLSVIASLIGPLLIGWAVDQMTGPGQVDFARVLRLLLLLAVVYLVGSFFGWLLTYYTNRIAYRTVYDLRRELFDKLNVLPLKFHDNHPQGDSISRFVNDMDAVSDGLLQGFSTLLTGVVTIAGAIGLMLYISPVMTLVVLLSAPATFYVARFITTRSQKLFREQAKILGGLNGYVEEIVGGQKVVQAFRYEDHSFAEFSVRNNELYQTGVKAQFYGSLSNPSTRLVNNITFSVIAMIGSALVIGGHFTVGDLSSFLIYSNLFAKPFNEITGVITQLQSATASAQRIFAILDLPPETQDAEDARVLGISQGTITFDQVSFAYSPERPLIRNFSLEVKPGTRVAIVGQTGAGKTTLVNLLMRFYDVDSGSIKLDGTDIRAVTRDSLRRNFGMVLQDTWLYGGSIRDNIAYGKPEATEEEVIAAAKAANAHSFIQRLPEGYATKISGSGDNLSQGQKQLLTIARVMLADPPMLILDEATSSIDTLTEARIQKAFLAMISGRTSFVIAHRLSTIREADVILYMKDGDIIESGTHEGLLERGGHYARLYNSQFAAV